Below is a window of Halobaculum lipolyticum DNA.
CGTACAGCCCTTTCAGGTCGAGGACGCGCACCCGGTCGGTCGGGAGCGCGGCGACGACCTCGTCGGTCCAGTCCGGGGTGGGGTCGAGTTTGAACTCGATCCCCGGGACGCGCTCGGCGATCCGGGTGACGCGCTCGGCGCTCGGTGGGTCCCCCAGTCGCGTCGACGCGGCGAACGTCACGGGGTCGCGGTCGCGCCCCAGCAGGCTCGCGAGGTCGGTGTCCGACTGTCGCAGCGCCAGATCCGCCGCCGCGGACTCGACGGCCCAGCGTCGGTACGCGTGGCCGGTCTTCCGTTCGGGGTCGCCGAGGGGGAACAGGTCCACGTCGTCGAGGCGGGCGGAGAACTCCCGGAACGTGTACTCGCCGACGAGCGCGTCGAGGAAGTCGACGCCGTCGGCGACCGTCCGGGGGTCGCGCTCGGGGTCGGCGAACAGCGCGTCGTGGTCGGGGGCGTCGTACGTGACGTCCTCGCCGCGGCCGAGTTCGCCGTCGCCGCGCAGTCGGACCGTGGTGCTCACGCGCTCGAACTCGGAGGAGGTGTCGCGGGCGCGGCGCCGCAGCCCGGCCGACTCGACGGCCAGCGGGAGGTCGGCGACCGCGCGAAAGAGGGTCGGTGTGCTCACGCGCGTCACCTCGCCCCGCCGGCGGATAACTACTCGCCCGGTTCGGCCGGCCGCAGCGCCCCGACCTCGAACTTCTTCACCCGCGTCGCGAGCGCGAGGAACGTCGCGGTGAGCGTGAGCACGACCGCTCCGGCCGCGGCGATCTCGTGGGTCGGCGACAGGTGCGTGAAGCCGACACCCGACTCCAGCAGCGTCTGTCCCGGCATCAGCGTGTGGTGGGGCGTACCCGCGATGGCGAAGAAGTAGTCGACCACGTCGTTGAGTCCGTACCACGCCACGGCGACGGCCACCGCCCGCACCGGGAAGTCGGAGATCCGGTAGAGGAGGAAGCCCTGCACCGTCATCGCGAGGTGCGAGCCGAACAGGAACAGGTACATCGGGAGCGCCGTGGTCGCGAGGAAGCCGTCCGCGAAGACGCCCAGCGTGAACGGCGTCCACAGCCCCAGCTTCCAGCAGCCGAAGAACGCGAGCGCGTTCACGTACTCGTTGGACCGACCGAGCTTCCAGAGGGCGAGCGCGAGCGCGATGAACAGCGTCGCCACGGGGGAGTCCGGGACGAATATCCACATGCTCGGCGGGGTGCCGGCGAACTGCCACACGATCAGCGGGTCCGACAGCGGGAGCGGGTGGAAGCCGTAGTACCAGAAGCCGAAGGCGGTGCCGACGATATTGACCGCGACGACGAGCCACGCGATCTGTAGCCCGAAGTTCTCCACCGCCCGCGGGAGCGGCGCGACGTACCACGGCAGGTCCGGGCGGTCGGGGAGACCGTCGTCGGCGGTGAGGTCGGCGAGGAGACTCATTCCGTTGGCGCGTTCCTCGGCCGTCCGCGGCTTAGCGGTGGCGATGACCGATCCGGCCGGGTGGGGGCGGTCCGCGCGTCGGCTGTCACCGCGACCGCTACCGCGACGACCACGAGCGCCCGCGTCGACGTCCCGGACCACGCGCCGTTAAGCCCCGGGGCGGCCAACCGGCGGGACACCGTGGCCGACGAACGCGCGACCAGCAATCCCCTGCCCGAGTCGCTCGCGGAGTTCTACCTCACGACGCCGTTCACGCTCGCGCTGCTGCTCGTCGCGAACGCGCTCGCGTTCCTCGTCGGCGTCCGCTACTACGTCGAGACGATGCCGGCGGTCGCGACGTGGCTGTGGCCGCTGTACGGCGACTCGCCGACCGCCATCGCGCTCGGCACCCTCGTGCTCGCGGCGCTGGTGCCGTTCGCGGGCCGCCGGCTCCGGTCGGTGCCGCGGACGACGCTGCTGTCTGTGTTGACGACGCTCGCGGTCGTTTGGCTCGTGAAGACGGGGCTGTGGACGTTCGTCGCGCTCAACGTCCCGTTCGTCCGCCCCGACGTGCCGAACGACCTGTACGTCGGCTTCGACCCCGACTCGCTGTGGGCGTACTGGGGGATCCTCGCCACCCACGCCGCGTTCCTCGGCGAGGCGCTGTTGCTCGCGCGCGTCGGGCGCACCTCCCGGCGGACGCTCGCGGCCGTCGCCGTGCTCGCGCTCGCCAACGACGTCTTCGACTACGGCTACCTCGTCGGCCTGCCGTTCGCGAACCACCCGCCGGTGCGCTACGACCCCGGCTGGGCGCTCGCGCTGGGGAGCCTCGCGGCGACCGTCGTCGCGGTCGCGGTCGCGGCCGTCGTCCTCCCGTCGGGCGACTCGGCGGCCGATCGACGCACTCGTTAAATACTCGGAGGGGTTACCTGCGGTGTATGGACTCCGCGGTACTGCTCGATCTCCTCGGGAACGAGAACCGCCGGCGCATCCTCCGGCTGCTCTCGCGAAAACCGTGCTACGTGACCGAGATCAGCGAGTACCTCGGCGTGTCGCCGAAGGCCGTCATCGACCACCTCCGGAAACTGGAGGACGCCGGACTCATCGAGAGCCACACCGACGACCGACGGCGCAAGTACTTCCACATCGCCCGGGACGTCCGGCTGGAGGTGAACGTCTCCCGCCACGGCTTCGGGACGAAGTCCGCCTACCCGGCGAACCCGAGCCTCGACATCCAAGGTCGCTGCCCGCACATGCAGATCGACCTCGAACTGCGGGCCGACGGCCGGAACCCGTCGACCGGGGGGAGCGGCGACGCGGCCGACGACGACGAACCCGCCGGCGCGGGGGATCTGGCGGCCGAGTTCGACCGCCTACAGGACCTAGAGAACGAGCTGTCGCTGGCCCAGCGGTGGGTCCACGGCCGGATGACGGACGTGCTCGACCGGCTCAACGACCGGATCGGGGTCGACGCCGACTCCCGCTTCTACGGGAACCTGCTCGCGGCGGTGTCGTCGACGGACGGGTCGCTGCGGTCGGTCGTCGAGGAGACCAACGTCGACCCGGAGACGGTTGAGGAGGGACTCCACCGACTGTCGGATGCGGACCTGATCGTCCGCGAGGGGCGGCGCTGGCGGATCTCCGAGGAGGCCGGGACCGCAGGCCCGGTGTGACGGTCAGCCGGGACCGAACACGAGTCGGAACAGCGACACCGGGACGCCCACGACGGCGACCACGGTGAGGAGGACGACCGCGACGAAGACCGCGCCGATAGCGGTGACGAGGGCGACGTCCACGACGACGGAGAGGAGCGCCAAGAGGAACCAGCCGAGACCGATCAGGCCGCCGAGTTTGACGGGGGCGGCTCGACCGTGACGCCGCCGAAAGGAAGCGGGGGGCTACCCGCAGAGCCGACCTACACGTCCCGTGTCAGCCCGTCACGCAGGTCGCGCCCGAAGTACAGCCCCGCCAGCGACAGGAGCACGCCGACGGTGACGCCGACGCCGCCGAGGGTCACGCCGACCTGGGTCGCGGAGAACCCCCACTCGGCGAGCAGGTTCGTCCCGAGGAGGACGCTCCCGCTCGTCAGCGTGCCGAGGAAGAACGCCCCGCCGGCCGCGAGCGCGCCGGCGACGGCGGTTTCGAGGTACGCCCGCCGCGACCGCGCCAGCCCGAGCAGGAACGCCGCGACGAACAGCCCGACGTACCGTGCGAGACCGCCGACGATCGGCACCGCCGACCCGGCTACCAGCCCGCCCACGAGCACGAGCAGGGTGAGCGCGAACCCCTTCGCCGAGAACGGCGACCGTCCGAGCAGGGAGCGCGACCCGCCGTCGGCCGCGTCCCCCGCGGACGGCCGGTCGGCCGTCGACCCGTCGGTCGACCCGTCCGCTCCGCCGCGTGCGTCGCCGTCCGCGTCGCCGCCAGACGCGTCCCCCCCGACGTCGCGCTCGGCGAGTTCCTGTAGCTCCTCCAGACTCTTCGACATGGGTGCTACTGCGCGACGCGAGCCTATGGTTCTTGTGACGGGGGCGCCCCCGACGACGACGGGAGGAGCGGAACCGCCGGACGACGGACCGATCGATCCGCCGTCGCCGCGGGGTGTCGGAGCCGCGGACGGGCAGGTTCAAGTTCGCCCCGGCCGCTACCTGCGCGTATGACCCCCAGCCCCGGAGACCGTGTCCGCGTCGAGCACGCGGACGTCACCGACGAGGGCGTGTTGATGCCGTCGAGCGACGAGGGCCACCTCGTGCTCAAACTCGAGGGCGGCTACAACGTCGGCGTCGACCGCGCCGACGCCGGCGTCGAGGTGCTCGAACGCGGCGCCCGCGACGTCGGCGACGACGAGGACGACGGCGGCGACTCCGCCGTCGAGTTCGACGACGACCTCCCCACCGTCGCGCTCATCTCGACCGGCGGCACCAT
It encodes the following:
- a CDS encoding DUF1405 domain-containing protein is translated as MSLLADLTADDGLPDRPDLPWYVAPLPRAVENFGLQIAWLVVAVNIVGTAFGFWYYGFHPLPLSDPLIVWQFAGTPPSMWIFVPDSPVATLFIALALALWKLGRSNEYVNALAFFGCWKLGLWTPFTLGVFADGFLATTALPMYLFLFGSHLAMTVQGFLLYRISDFPVRAVAVAVAWYGLNDVVDYFFAIAGTPHHTLMPGQTLLESGVGFTHLSPTHEIAAAGAVVLTLTATFLALATRVKKFEVGALRPAEPGE
- a CDS encoding ArsR family transcriptional regulator; this encodes MDSAVLLDLLGNENRRRILRLLSRKPCYVTEISEYLGVSPKAVIDHLRKLEDAGLIESHTDDRRRKYFHIARDVRLEVNVSRHGFGTKSAYPANPSLDIQGRCPHMQIDLELRADGRNPSTGGSGDAADDDEPAGAGDLAAEFDRLQDLENELSLAQRWVHGRMTDVLDRLNDRIGVDADSRFYGNLLAAVSSTDGSLRSVVEETNVDPETVEEGLHRLSDADLIVREGRRWRISEEAGTAGPV
- a CDS encoding DUF1405 domain-containing protein codes for the protein MADERATSNPLPESLAEFYLTTPFTLALLLVANALAFLVGVRYYVETMPAVATWLWPLYGDSPTAIALGTLVLAALVPFAGRRLRSVPRTTLLSVLTTLAVVWLVKTGLWTFVALNVPFVRPDVPNDLYVGFDPDSLWAYWGILATHAAFLGEALLLARVGRTSRRTLAAVAVLALANDVFDYGYLVGLPFANHPPVRYDPGWALALGSLAATVVAVAVAAVVLPSGDSAADRRTR